The following proteins come from a genomic window of Pichia kudriavzevii chromosome 1, complete sequence:
- a CDS encoding uncharacterized protein (PKUD0A01920; similar to Saccharomyces cerevisiae YDL169C (UGX2); ancestral locus Anc_7.355) — protein MSNNSAVWKKHYKARDGPASTSPVPIKVKKRRMSSFGCLSSPYTRRSSFLSKAMLENESLQCYKLHSHSSFYSAGDSKHENLPAFSISLSESQGFIWNQDLFASSYQQSEAGVDKLLSMSDGSFLDDEDTINPIVDVIDVILSPNDYHSDEEANVDMLKTDNTNKGERIQEVGTDQYGGCKSLNLHSFNASNNTLKNEREVEIGIKINSINNLNAAEYKDSNIYVSNL, from the coding sequence ATGTCAAATAACTCGGCAGTTTGGAAAAAACACTACAAGGCAAGGGATGGCCCAGCGTCGACTAGCCCAGTCCCGATCAAAGTTAAGAAGCGTAGGATGTCCTCATTCGGTTGTTTGTCTTCCCCATATACAAGAAGGAGTTCGTTCCTTTCGAAAGCCATGTTAGAAAACGAGTCCTTACAATGCTACAAGCTTCACAGCCATTCCTCATTCTACTCTGCTGGAGATAGTAAGCATGAAAACCTACCAGCCTTCTCTATAAGCTTATCAGAGAGTCAAGGCTTCATTTGGAACCAAGATTTATTTGCGTCAAGCTATCAACAATCTGAAGCAGGAGTTGACAAACTGCTAAGTATGTCCGACGGGTCGTTTCTTGACGATGAAGATACTATAAACCCAATAGTCGACGTCATTGATGTTATCCTATCACCTAATGATTACCACAGTGACGAAGAGGCCAATGTTGACATGTTGAAGACAGACAATACAAACAAAGGGGAAAGAATCCAGGAAGTAGGTACTGATCAGTATGGAGGATGCAAATCACTAAATTTGCATAGCTTTAATGCTTCCAATAACACACTAAAAAATGAAAGGGAAGTGGAAATAGgaatcaaaatcaactcCATCAATAACCTTAACGCTGCCGAATATAAAGATTCGAATATCTACGTCTCTAACCTATAG
- a CDS encoding uncharacterized protein (PKUD0A01890; similar to Saccharomyces cerevisiae YLR200W (YKE2); ancestral locus Anc_7.352), giving the protein MSALEELQGLQKKLQDLVQSRTTLETQYQENKIVKEELDTLDSSSNVYKLMGPVLLKQDKEEAEDNVSKRIDFITAEIEKIEKSIKTTQAKMQSLRSSLQHQ; this is encoded by the coding sequence ATGTCAGCACTAGAAGAGTTGCAAGGCTTACAAAAGAAGTTACAAGATCTTGTGCAGTCAAGAACCACACTCGAAACACAATATcaggaaaataaaattgtTAAGGAAGAACTTGATACCCTTGATTCAAGTTCCAATGTTTACAAGCTGATGGGGCCTGTACTCTTGAAGCAGGATAAAGAGGAGGCTGAAGATAACGTTAGTAAAAGAATAGACTTTATTACAGCAGAAATTGAGAAGATTGAGAAGAGCATCAAAACTACGCAAGCAAAAATGCAGTCTTTGAGAAGTTCTTTACAACATCAGTAA
- a CDS encoding uncharacterized protein (PKUD0A01905), whose product MEIPQLTLDIDADYKDCEVHIVPNKLKRRLLAEKRFRNRERVGSFRVSLDENSINDGNGELYDDIEQIYVRDRSACKYYSLYGESDLQDINIYRLRAGGTPQLVIEVPEFRNYLMYNLLASQILSNLIPSAVHLVIESESSSVGNVPLSAIMDQLSTGTFQGVNGERHLGGITASMFNASVSEITTAVSFYVLDTHSKGTLYL is encoded by the coding sequence ATGGAAATCCCGCAGTTGACGCTGGATATAGATGCCGACTACAAGGACTGTGAGGTGCACATTGTTCCGAATAAACTGAAACGTCGACTACTGGCAGAGAAGAGGTTTCGAAACAGGGAGAGAGTGGGCAGTTTTAGAGTATCATTGGATGAGAATAGCATAAATGACGGGAATGGCGAGTTGTATGACGATATAGAACAGATCTACGTACGGGATAGATCGGCGTGCAAATACTACTCCCTCTACGGTGAAAGCGATCTCCAGGATATCAACATCTACAGGCTGAGAGCAGGTGGAACACCACAGCTAGTGATTGAGGTGCCAGAGTTTAGAAACTATCTCATGTACAACCTCCTGGCGTCTCAGATATTGAGTAACCTCATTCCAAGTGCAGTTCACTTGGTGATTGAGTCCGAAAGCAGCAGTGTAGGCAATGTGCCCCTCAGTGCAATCATGGATCAGCTCTCCACGGGGACTTTCCAAGGAGTCAATGGCGAAAGACACCTTGGAGGAATCACGGCAAGTATGTTCAATGCTTCCGTTTCTGAAATCACAACTGCTGTCTCATTCTACGTACTCGATACTCATTCAAAGGGCACCCTTTATTTGTAG
- a CDS encoding uncharacterized protein (PKUD0A01940; similar to Saccharomyces cerevisiae YDL165W (CDC36); ancestral locus Anc_7.347): protein MSDLGLSDRTSSTKSKTSKTTELTPEQIQQQNILRLNGFRTSTILRNVSNDDSYGEEGNSGTDGMDGKIDDILNTQDEDSMDPMHRFGLIALDSLLKQEDNDQNNIAKGIDLNMLGLDLSLDKHSHILSKTFASPWLETSRSEVEPLFTRPESFNINANEIVPVTERMPSFNDLTLFFLFYTKPRDILQELAARELNKRNWRYHKELQVWLTKDTNSEPKSIGSGAEQGTYIFFDPVTWEFVTKTMVLYYNSIM from the coding sequence ATGTCAGATTTGGGCTTATCAGATAGAACGAGTTCGACCAAATCGAAAACCTCTAAGACAACAGAGTTAACCCCAGAGCAAATCCAACAACAGAATATCCTAAGGCTGAATGGATTTAGGACCTCCACCATCTTGAGAAATGTTTCCAACGATGACTCATATGGAGAAGAGGGGAATTCAGGGACGGATGGTATGGACGGAAAAATAGATGATATATTAAATACCCAAGACGAAGACTCAATGGACCCGATGCATCGATTTGGGCTAATTGCACTAGATAGCTTACTTAAACAAGAAGATAACGATCAAAATAATATAGCAAAAGGTATAGACTTGAACATGTTAGGGCTTGATTTATCCCTTGATAAGCATTCACATATTTTGTCGAAAACATTTGCATCTCCATGGTTAGAGACGAGTAGATCTGAAGTAGAGCCCTTATTTACCAGGCCtgaaagtttcaatatAAATGCGAATGAGATAGTTCCTGTTACTGAACGTATGCCATCCTTTAACGATTTGACcttattctttttattCTATACCAAACCAAGGGATATCCTTCAAGAATTAGCAGCCAGAGAACTCAATAAAAGAAACTGGAGGTATCACAAAGAACTGCAAGTGTGGCTGACAAAAGACACAAACTCTGAGCCCAAATCTATAGGTAGCGGAGCTGAGCAAGGaacatatatattttttgacCCTGTCACTTGGGAGTTTGTCACAAAGACTATGGTGCTGTACTATAACTCAATTATGTAG
- a CDS encoding uncharacterized protein (PKUD0A01950; similar to Saccharomyces cerevisiae YDL170W (UGA3); ancestral locus Anc_7.360), which yields MDPFNNVLTAKVFEGSSTDCNKATSNKEQKGQRNVKKKSIHTKSSKRTSNGCLTCKLRKKRCDEVKPVCGDCLRLGRRCEYISDDMTEEEIHKLREEMSLIEADSKTRKRKKKVKEEGPNPLSATKYENTSNGTDDIGLCSSTKKHIKAKRKPRVKKARNGKVVFNPFAMNLASITHSPVFNGLQSSALLPKHITSSPSFTNITELPDTVTKLNFNESNILLSSKTVSTSKVEKSFEGLNTLTNGNAASDIPNSTNSTGNSNNPYTHNDQPKNLNGLSPNFLANIAAVTPIPEIPTLEQNSPAPLLSLNDDFELGLSEMFPANFSKLIHEHFKKEINGKLSNQLDTDTSSKELDSPTPLSTIQDVLSFSPRFQQIDVLDEDFNTDNGKHPHIKSSSKEILVDQSIGYYHVGHHRSTTEPPQLYTNPSIVTNTTLANLSTMGQTLYQYYRDKLSFIVCSAPKTENMYLNTFLPMAHVDKSVLYGLLAWSAFHLGGRTMERQGNYYIKLAIDEFYRRPIIGREVAGNLKLVYDEVDETDETIIKECITDIDAESYQDLQLSQLSRDDLINTRLAAFLILCGVEICKGDVSNWSKFLIYGAELIKMKGGLEKFNESKDEHFLATNYAYHDITAIQVVDDRTIRFDIQEYEKMWLKSNELGFTDPQHGISSPVFKILAEVNKLVLDVQKSNKRLKKQDIQRIGKDDKTKYKSVSESPDELRHGLDEEDCWVSETGSSISSNIEEYFLSEQLSTVDTEDSMGERYDQILYMEELNTIMKECSNIEQKINEAKPKLSPYLTNKELELQLTMFECFQVTSKIHLKQSVQRMNSSSIEIQYLNSQLIKLLDVLLGSEVEACLCLPMFIAGMNVVTQSDRIGMIRRFDSFINRYKWKNVTRCKIVIRYIWKLNNNGDRFIDWYSVVKRLGWDLSFA from the coding sequence ATGGATCCTTTTAACAATGTTCTTACAGCCAAGGTGTTCGAAGGATCTTCTACAGACTGTAATAAAGCCACGAGTAATAAGGAACAAAAGGGTCAAAGAAACGTTAAGAAGAAGTCAATTCACACGAAGAGTAGCAAAAGAACCTCCAATGGATGCCTCACATGCAAGTTAAGGAAGAAGCGATGCGATGAAGTTAAGCCTGTATGTGGAGACTGTCTCAGActtggaagaagatgtgAATATATATCGGATGATATGACAGAGGAAGAGATACATAAATTGAGGGAAGAAATGAGTTTGATTGAAGCCGATAGCAAAACaaggaagaggaaaaaaaaagtaaaagaagaaggacCCAATCCTCTAAGTGCAACGAAATATGAGAACACTAGCAATGGTACCGATGATATTGGCCTTTGTagttcaacaaagaaacacatCAAGGCGAAAAGAAAACCTAGAGTGAAAAAGGCtagaaatggaaaagtgGTTTTCAATCCATTTGCGATGAATCTTGCCTCAATTACGCATTCACCCGTATTTAACGGCTTACAATCGTCGGCGTTGCTACCTAAACATATAACTAGTTCGCCATCGTTCACCAACATAACCGAGTTACCGGATACAGTCACAAAATTAAATTTTAATGAATCCAATATACTGCTCTCGTCCAAGACAGTTAGCACATCCaaggttgaaaaatcatTTGAAGGTTTGAATACTTTAACTAACGGCAATGCTGCTTCCGACATACCCAACAGTACTAACTCTACTGGAAATAGCAATAACCCATATACCCATAACGACCaaccaaaaaatttgaatggATTATCTCCTAACTTTCTGGCTAATATTGCGGCGGTTACACCAATACCAGAAATTCCTACTTTAGAGCAAAACTCACCAGCTCCGCTACTTTCATTGAATGATGATTTCGAGTTAGGTCTGTCGGAGATGTTTCCTGCAAATTTCTCTAAACTAATACATGAACATtttaagaaagaaataaacGGAAAATTAAGCAATCAACTGGATACTGATACAAGCTCAAAGGAATTAGATTCACCAACTCCGCTATCGACGATTCAGGAtgttttatcattttctccaaGGTTTCAACAGATTGATGTTCTTGATGAAGACTTTAACACAGACAATGGGAAACATCCACATATTAAGAGCAGTTCAAAGGAAATTTTAGTAGATCAAAGTATTGGTTATTATCATGTTGGACACCACAGATCAACCACTGAACCACCTCAACTCTACACAAACCCTTCAATCGTGACGAACACTACTCTGGCTAACCTCTCAACTATGGGTCAGACTTTGTATCAATATTATCGAGACAAGCTAAGTTTTATAGTATGCTCAGCTCCCAAAACAGAGAACATGTACTTGAATACCTTTTTGCCAATGGCGCATGTTGATAAATCTGTTTTGTATGGGTTATTAGCATGGAGTGCGTTTCATCTCGGGGGCCGAACCATGGAGAGACAGGGTAATTACTATATTAAACttgcaattgatgaattttaTAGGCGTCCTATAATAGGTCGAGAGGTAGCGGGAAACCTTAAGCTGGTCTACGATGaggttgatgaaactgATGAAACAATTATCAAGGAATGTATCACTGATATTGATGCTGAAAGTTACCAGGATTTGCAACTGTCTCAGCTGAGCCGGGATGACCTGATTAATACGAGGTTGGCAGCATTCTTAATTCTTTGCGGTGTCGAAATATGCAAAGGTGATGTTTCTAACTGGTCCAAGTTTTTAATATATGGGGCAGAACTAATTAAAATGAAAGGTGGGTTAGAAAAGTTTAATGAAAGTAAAGATGAACATTTTTTGGCGACAAACTATGCTTATCATGATATTACAGCGATTCAAGTAGTTGATGACAGAACAATACGTTTCGATATACAGGAATATGAGAAGATGTGGTTAAAATCCAATGAACTAGGATTTACAGATCCCCAACACGGTATTTCATCAccagttttcaaaattcttGCAGAAGTTAACAAACTAGTCCTTGATGTGCAAAAGTCAAATAAAAGGTTAAAGAAGCAGGATATACAAAGAATCGGGAAAGATGATAAGACGAAGTACAAATCAGTGTCAGAATCACCAGATGAGCTGCGTCACGGGCTTGACGAGGAAGACTGCTGGGTATCCGAGACAGgatcatcaatatcttcgAATATTGAAGAGTACTTCTTAAGCGAACAATTATCGACAGTGGATACTGAAGATTCTATGGGTGAAAGATATGACCAAATTCTTTATATGGAGGAGCTAAACACAATAATGAAGGAATGCTCAAATATTGAGCAGAAAATTAATGAAGCTAAGCCAAAATTATCACCGTATCTTACAAATAAAGAGTTAGAACTGCAGCTAACGATGTTTGAATGTTTCCAAGTGACCTCTAAAATACATTTAAAGCAATCAGTTCAACGTATGAACTCTTCATCGATTGaaattcaatatttaaATAGTCAATTAATCAAACTATTGGATGTTTTGTTAGGTTCTGAAGTTGAAGCTTGTCTTTGTTTACCTATGTTTATTGCTGGGATGAATGTTGTTACACAGAGCGATAGGATCGGCATGATTAGGCGGTTTGACTCTTTCATCAATAGGTATAAATGGAAGAATGTTACTCGCTGTAAAATTGTTATTAGGTATATTTGGAAGTTAAATAACAATGGTGATAGGTTTATTGATTGGTATTCGGTCGTGAAAAGACTTGGATGGGATTTGAGTTTTGCGTGA
- a CDS encoding uncharacterized protein (PKUD0A01925; Pfam Domains: DUF1713(6.9e-13)) has translation MFRSVARMFPLAMGGRLASTMVSKPAMNSVIFNQPLKPEAHFIQSGLFANNKIAQGIFEINDPISESSVTEMIMTSVLRKRRLKMKKHKLRKRRKAQRALRIKIGK, from the coding sequence ATGTTCAGAAGTGTGGCACGTATGTTTCCTTTAGCTATGGGCGGTAGATTGGCGTCTACGATGGTATCAAAACCAGCTATGAACTCCGTTATTTTTAACCAACCATTAAAACCAGAAGCGCATTTCATCCAATCTGGTTTATTTgcaaacaacaaaatagCTCAAGgaatatttgaaatcaacgaTCCTATTTCGGAATCCAGTGTTACTGAAATGATCATGACCTCTGTGCtaagaaagagaagattaaaaatgaaaaagcaTAAGttaagaaagagaagaaaggCACAAAGGGCTTTGAGGATTAAGATTGGTAAATGA
- a CDS encoding uncharacterized protein (PKUD0A01880; similar to Saccharomyces cerevisiae YLR201C (COQ9); ancestral locus Anc_7.351): MFVTTFSKRSLGIRLYHSIYHVNPAIVDLSKPENLLLEKAYTQYVPKHGFSNKSIELASSDMGLNSNTPNALFNFTTDSRNINMELILFHLKKSRQELQHVSLEGSEFDKLRILLHKRLQLNTPIARHLPAMLGTMILPSNVLQSLKELHNLSDDISYYAGDRSIDFAWYSKRMSISQLFVLSELFMVNDTSAGYQDTYKFVDNKLKEILTAGYIYNSVEEWTFFNAVSLVNIIKSQLARG, translated from the coding sequence ATGTTTGTAACgactttttcaaagagaagCTTAGGTATAAGACTTTACCACTCAATATATCATGTTAATCCTGCGattgttgatttgagtAAACCTGAAAATCTGCTTCTTGAAAAAGCATATACTCAGTACGTCCCCAAGCATGGATTCTCCAACAAAAGTATTGAGTTGGCCTCCAGTGACATGGGTTTGAATTCAAACACACCTAATGCATTGTTTAATTTTACAACTGACTCAAGAAACATCAATATGgaattgattttgtttcatttaaaaaaatccaGACAAGAGCTGCAACATGTATCACTCGAAGGAtctgaatttgataaattgaGGATATTGTTGCATAAGAGGCTGCAATTGAATACACCAATAGCTAGACATTTGCCTGCTATGCTTGGCACAATGATTCTTCCATCTAACGTATTGCAATCCTTGAAAGAATTGCACAATTTATCTGATGATATCTCATATTATGCTGGTGACAGATCGATTGACTTTGCTTGGTATAGCAAGAGAATGTCCATCAGCCAACTGTTTGTTTTATCTGAACTATTCATGGTCAACGATACCAGTGCAGGATATCAAGACACTTACAAGTTTGTGGACAATAAACTCAAGGAAATCCTTACTGCGGGCTATATATACAATTCCGTTGAAGAATGGaccttcttcaatgctGTCAGTTTAGTCAACATAATCAAGAGCCAATTAGCAAGGGGttaa
- a CDS encoding uncharacterized protein (PKUD0A01900): MFRIRGGIRYLSTTTTLNPTSIRFHRPDNHHKSLILLTTPSQLNQIVTKLSESTQPKVESLLVASVDSITGSRNAFTELWLETPFKIKELELVEDMEKRLSKKYNPLSADPIKMQGRNWKDTTEETILGLSIPQWNITFHTRLANTIFTNSQQSTCFIANGGELDYLNLSQVRIDIDTDQEYGSDNITYHNRLTEIPMVCGIEDTYKITDFKGNLIKSINHKSASGYLTENPKVMDSKKDLFFKLYSEGDNVDSWMEEYYRLVVGGLGWGEKQAFIALDTVVGEPGLRNVRLFYHDEQKPKFQLQSPDNKDSMVFECTELEEGYQDFTKDNDEKVLPRVFGVGSNHGFNLNGVWHRSNGETVVL; encoded by the coding sequence ATGTTCAGAATTAGAGGGGGCATTCGTTATTTGTCCACGACGACTACGTTGAACCCAACGTCCATTCGATTTCATCGGCCGGATAACCATCACAAGTCTCTCATTCTACTGACTACACCGTCTCAGCTGAACCAAATTGTAACCAAATTATCTGAATCCACTCAGCCAAAGGTGGAGAGTCTCCTTGTTGCTTCGGTAGATTCCATAACCGGCTCACGAAATGCATTTACTGAATTATGGCTGGAAACCCCTTTTAAGATCAAGGAACTTGAGCTTGTGGAAGATATGGAGAAAAGACTAAGTAAAAAGTACAATCCACTAAGTGCAGATCCAATTAAAATGcaaggaagaaattggaaaGATACCACAGAAGAGACAATTCTCGGTTTGAGCATTCCCCAGTGGAACATTACCTTTCATACCAGATTGGCCAACACTATTTTTACAAACTCTCAGCAGAGTACTTGCTTCATTGCTAATGGTGGAGAGCTGGATTACCTAAATCTTTCTCAAGTCAGAATTGATATTGACACCGACCAAGAATATGGAAGTGACAATATCACCTACCATAACAGACTAACTGAAATTCCAATGGTTTGTGGAATCGAAGACACCTATAAAATTACCGATTTTAAAGGCAACCTGATAAAGAGCATAAACCACAAGAGTGCATCTGGATATCTTACCGAGAACCCGAAAGTTATGGATTCGAAGAAGGATTTGTTTTTTAAATTATACAGTGAAGGTGATAATGTTGACTCGTGGATGGAAGAGTACTACAGGTTGGTTGTTGGAGGTTTAGGATGGGGTGAAAAGCAGGCATTTATTGCATTAGATACTGTAGTTGGAGAACCCGGACTGAGAAACGTTCGGTTGTTTTACCATGATGAACAGAAGCCCAAGTTTCAGCTTCAATCACCAGACAACAAAGACAGTATGGTATTTGAATGCACAGAACTCGAAGAGGGATATCAGGACTTTACCaaagacaatgatgaaaaagtaCTCCCGCGTGTCTTTGGTGTAGGGTCCAACCATGGATTCAACCTTAACGGAGTCTGGCATAGATCCAATGGAGAAACAGTTGTGCTTTGA
- a CDS encoding uncharacterized protein (PKUD0A01930; similar to Saccharomyces cerevisiae YDL166C (FAP7); ancestral locus Anc_7.348) produces MTLRKLPNIIITGTPGCGKTSHAEEFVSQNPEFTHINVSEFAKANGCIEGYDEERDSSIVNEDRMLDLLETMSEKGGLVIDWHCCEIFPERWIDLVVVIRCKNTVLYERLEKRGYKQSKITENVECEIMQVLLTEAMESYNPNIVVELRSEDVDSLDENVFRISQWYQLWKKNNPDGVSNELE; encoded by the coding sequence ATGACGCTAAGGAAGTTACCAAATATAATAATTACTGGTACTCCAGGATGTGGAAAAACATCACATGCTGAAGAGTTTGTATCACAGAATCCTGAATTTACCCACATTAATGTATCCGAGTTTGCAAAAGCGAATGGATGTATAGAGGGatatgatgaagaaagagatAGCAGTATAGTCAATGAGGATAGGATGTTAGATCTGCTTGAAACAATGTCAGAAAAGGGTGGACTGGTTATAGACTGGCATTGTTGTGAAATTTTCCCTGAGAGGTGGATAGATTTAGTTGTGGTTATAAGATGTAAAAATACTGTACTTTATGAGAGGTTGGAGAAAAGGGGCTACAAGCAATCCAAGATAAcagaaaatgttgaatgTGAGATCATGCAAGTTTTGTTGACAGAAGCAATGGAAAGTTACAATCCTAACATCGTTGTTGAATTACGGAGTGAAGATGTTGACTCTTTGGATGAAAATGTATTCAGAATCTCGCAGTGGTACCAACTgtggaagaaaaacaatCCAGATGGTGTTTCTAATGAACTGGAATGA
- a CDS encoding uncharacterized protein (PKUD0A01910; similar to Saccharomyces cerevisiae YLR197W (NOP56); ancestral locus Anc_7.354), translating to MAGLDFVLFEEPTGYAIFKVKLQQDNIGSRLKDVQAAANDLATFSKLVELVSFAPFKGAAQALENANDISEGLVSDYLKSVIELNIPKSEQQINLGISDKQLGPSIKEVFPYIDCHSNEVVQDLLRGIRLHSTKLLKNLQEGDIEKAQLGLGHAYSRTKVKFSVQKNDNHIIQAIALLDQLDKDINTYSMRVKEWYGWHFPELTRLVNDNHIYAKLVLKIQDKSNLSDDNLHDIAALVNDDAGLAQKIIDTAKISMGQDISETDMENILTFAQRTDSISTYRANLYKYLTDKMHVVAPNLSELIGEVVGARLISHAGSLTNLSKQAASTVQILGAEKALFRALKTKGNTPKYGLIYHSSFIGKAAPKNKGRISRYLANKCSIASRIDNFSDDANNIFGKVLKQQVEDRLEFYTTGKAPKKNSDAIKEALELSGASDLAEAPKEEQKEKKDKKEKKEKKEKKDKKEKKDKKEKKRKAEDDSEDKKDKKKKKKSKD from the coding sequence ATGGCTGGCTTAGATTTTGTTCTCTTTGAAGAACCAACCGGTTATGCGATCTTCAAGGTGAAACTTCAGCAAGACAATATTGGTTCCAGATTAAAGGATGTCCAAGCAGCTGCAAATGATTTGGCAACCTTTTCCAAGTTGGTTGAACTTGTCTCCTTTGCTCCTTTCAAAGGTGCTGCACAGGCTTTGGAAAATGCAAACGATATTTCAGAAGGTTTGGTTTCCGATTACCTCAAATCTGTCATTGAATTGAACATTCCAAAATCTGAACAGCAGATTAACCTTGGTATCTCCGACAAACAATTGGGTCCATCCATCAAGGAAGTCTTCCCGTACATTGATTGTCACTCCAACGAAGTTGTCCAGGACTTGTTAAGAGGTATCAGGTTGCATTCCacaaagttgttgaaaaatctaCAGGAAGGTGACATTGAGAAGGCACAGTTAGGTTTGGGTCACGCTTATTCTAGAACAAAGGTTAAGTTTTCTGTTCAAAAGAATGATAACCACATTATCCAAGCGATTGCATTGCTAGACCAACTAGACAAAGATATCAACACCTATTCTATGAGAGTCAAGGAATGGTACGGTTGGCATTTCCCTGAATTGACAAGACTAGTCAACGATAACCATATCTACGCCAAACTAGTCTTGAAGATTCAAGACAAGTCCAACCTCTCTGACGACAACTTGCATGACATTGCAGCATTGGTTAATGACGATGCAGGTTTAGCCCAAAAAATCATCGACACTGCAAAGATTTCAATGGGTCAAGATATCTCTGAAACCGATATGGAAAACATCTTGACATTTGCTCAAAGAACAGACTCCATTTCTACATACAGAGCAAATCTATACAAGTACCTGACCGATAAGATGCATGTTGTTGCTCCAAACTTATCCGAATTGATTGGAGAAGTTGTTGGTGCAAGATTGATTTCTCATGCAGGTTCTTTAACCAACCTATCCAAGCAAGCTGCCTCCACCGTTCAAATTTTAGGTGCAGAAAAGGCTCTTTTTAGAGCCTTGAAAACTAAGGGTAACACTCCAAAGTATGGTTTAATTTACCACTCTTCTTTCATTGGTAAGGCAGCTCCAAAGAACAAGGGTAGAATCTCCAGATACCTTGCCAACAAATGTTCCATTGCTTCCAGGATCGACAACTTCAGTGATGATGCGAACAACATATTCGGTAAAGTGCTCAAGCAACAGGTTGAAGATAGATTGGAATTCTACACTACTGGTAAAGCcccaaagaaaaattctGATGCTATCAAGGAAGCTCTTGAATTATCTGGTGCAAGCGATTTAGCTGAAGCGCCAAAGGAAGAAcagaaggaaaagaaggacaagaaggaaaagaaggaaaagaaggaaaagaaggacaagaaggaaaagaaggacaagaaggaaaagaagagaaaggCTGAAGATGATTCTGAAgacaagaaggacaagaagaaaaagaagaagtccAAGGATTAA
- a CDS encoding uncharacterized protein (PKUD0A01960; similar to Saccharomyces cerevisiae YLR193C (UPS1); ancestral locus Anc_7.359): MVLYYKSSHIFNHNFEIVTLAYFNRYPNPFSTHVKSTDTIDVYIDDDGKLHQIKLIRKTGKLPQFIKPFLGKITTSWIIENTVVDPKTQEMHTYNCNLDHRKIIRVEEYNFYKFDSSENITKSNTTVKFSSGFSQKFGLGLNIKDRIENWSKNKFSSNIIRSREGLQIVMESVKERLKANRQLTS; this comes from the coding sequence ATGGTTTTATACTACAAGAGCAGTCACATTTTTAACCACAACTTTGAAATCGTGACACTTGCTTATTTCAACCGATATCCAAACCCCTTCTCCACACATGTCAAATCCACTGATACGATCGATGTTTACATCGACGATGATGGTAAATTGCACCAAATTAAGTTGATTagaaaaacaggaaaaCTGCCTCAGTTCATTAAACCATTTCTAGGTAAGATTACTACATCTTggattattgaaaatacGGTTGTGGATCCAAAAACCCAGGAGATGCACACGTATAATTGTAATTTGGATCATCGGAAAATTATCAGAGTTGAGGAGTATAATTTCTATAAGTTCGACAGTTCTGAGAATATTACGAAATCAAATACAACTGTGAAGTTTAGCAGCGGATTCTCCCAGAAATTTGGTTTAGGTCTAAATATTAAAGATAGGATCGAAAATTGGTCAAAGAATAAGTTCAGCTCTAACATAATAAGAAGTAGAGAAGGTTTACAGATTGTGATGGAATCTGTCAAGGAAAGGTTAAAAGCCAATAGACAGTTGACGAGTTGA